A region from the uncultured Macellibacteroides sp. genome encodes:
- a CDS encoding bifunctional fucokinase/fucose-1-phosphate guanylyltransferase, with translation MRKLLSLPPNLVDCFHELENASRKEWFCTSDPVGSKLGSGGGTTWLLEACRENEDNTTESTEWLAREKRILLHAGGQSRRLPGYAPSGKILTPIPVFRWERGQRLGQKLLDLQLPLYERIMNLAPDSMHTLIASGDVYIRSEKALQPIPEADVVCYGLWVEPSLATHHGVFVSDRKHPDALDFMLQKPSLEELGSLAKTHLFLMDIGIWLLSDRAVELLMKRSEGDGANGLKYYDLYSDFGRALGTNPKIKDSDINQLSVAILPLPGGEFYHYGTSRELISSTLSVQNLVRDQREIMHRKVKPNPAMFVQNAIVKGPLTAENENVWIENSYIGNRWKLSQGNIVTGVPANDWELSVPCGICVDVVPVGNTSWVARPYGLNDAFKGELSNKHTLWMGKPVSEWFIARGIEPEKDLKGNTDDLQSAAIFPVCESIENLGVLLRWMINEPGLAEGKALWLSAEKLSADEISATANLSRLYAQRTLFRQDNWTQLADNYERSVFYQLNLSDAANEFARGGLAVPPALPEDAPLLSRMHNHMFRARTLRLKGDSNYTEDEKASFALLREGLAGSVSDNKQEPHLSIFSDQIVWGRSPVRIDLAGGWTDTPPFCLYSGGNVVNMAIELNGQPPLQVYIKPSKTYQIVLRSIDLGAVEVISTYEELKEFTKVGSPFSIPKAALSLAGFAPQFGTGCYPTLEERLKEFGSGIEVTLLAAIPAGSGLGTSSILAATVLGAVNDFCGLAWDKNEICRRTLVLEQLLTTGGGWQDQYGGVLQGVKLLQTGRGFDQLPLVRWLPNFIFNSAEYKACHLLYYTGITRTAKGILAEIVSGMFLNSTEHLELLQEMKLHALDTYEAILRGNFAETAALVGKSWRLNKALDSGTNPPSIEAIIAQIKDYALGYKLPGAGGGGYLYMIAKDPLAAIRIREILTQNPPNANARFVDMNLSDKGLQISRS, from the coding sequence ATACGGAAATTACTGTCGCTCCCTCCAAATTTGGTTGATTGCTTTCATGAACTGGAAAACGCATCCAGAAAAGAATGGTTTTGCACATCCGATCCTGTAGGATCCAAACTTGGATCCGGAGGAGGAACTACATGGTTACTTGAGGCTTGCAGGGAAAATGAAGACAATACAACGGAAAGTACCGAATGGCTCGCCAGAGAAAAACGTATTCTTCTGCATGCAGGGGGGCAGAGCAGACGCCTGCCCGGTTATGCTCCTTCGGGAAAGATACTTACTCCTATTCCCGTCTTCCGCTGGGAACGCGGTCAGCGGCTGGGACAAAAACTCCTGGATTTGCAGCTACCCCTTTACGAGCGGATCATGAATCTGGCTCCCGATTCCATGCATACCCTTATTGCCAGCGGAGATGTGTACATCCGTTCGGAAAAAGCGTTGCAACCCATCCCCGAAGCCGATGTGGTTTGTTACGGTCTTTGGGTGGAGCCTTCACTGGCTACTCATCACGGGGTATTTGTTTCAGACCGCAAGCATCCGGACGCCCTTGACTTTATGTTGCAGAAGCCGTCGCTCGAAGAGCTTGGATCGCTTGCCAAGACACACCTCTTTCTTATGGATATTGGTATCTGGCTGCTCAGCGACCGGGCTGTTGAACTTCTGATGAAACGTTCCGAAGGCGACGGTGCCAACGGATTAAAATATTACGACCTTTATTCCGATTTTGGCCGTGCTTTAGGTACGAATCCTAAGATAAAAGACTCCGATATCAATCAACTTTCGGTGGCAATTCTTCCCTTGCCCGGTGGCGAGTTTTATCATTATGGCACCAGTCGGGAGCTTATATCCTCCACGTTGTCCGTTCAGAATCTGGTACGCGACCAGCGTGAGATTATGCACCGTAAGGTAAAACCAAATCCGGCTATGTTCGTTCAGAATGCCATCGTGAAAGGACCTCTCACAGCCGAAAACGAAAACGTTTGGATAGAAAACAGCTACATTGGAAACCGTTGGAAACTAAGTCAAGGTAACATCGTTACAGGAGTTCCGGCAAATGACTGGGAGCTATCGGTTCCTTGTGGAATATGTGTAGATGTTGTCCCCGTTGGAAATACATCTTGGGTAGCTCGTCCTTACGGACTAAATGATGCATTTAAAGGAGAGCTTTCCAATAAACATACGTTATGGATGGGTAAACCCGTGAGTGAATGGTTTATTGCCCGCGGAATCGAACCCGAAAAGGATCTGAAAGGAAATACAGACGACTTGCAATCGGCTGCCATTTTCCCGGTTTGCGAATCCATTGAAAATCTGGGAGTTTTGTTACGTTGGATGATAAACGAACCCGGGCTGGCAGAAGGCAAAGCCCTGTGGCTAAGTGCCGAAAAACTATCGGCGGATGAGATATCAGCGACAGCCAACTTATCCAGGCTATATGCTCAACGCACCCTTTTCAGGCAAGATAACTGGACGCAGCTGGCGGATAATTACGAGCGAAGTGTGTTCTATCAGCTCAATCTGTCCGATGCAGCCAATGAATTTGCACGTGGAGGTTTAGCCGTTCCGCCTGCATTGCCGGAAGACGCCCCGCTGTTGAGCCGCATGCACAACCACATGTTCCGTGCACGCACGCTGCGCCTTAAAGGCGATAGCAATTACACCGAAGATGAAAAGGCCTCATTCGCTTTACTTCGCGAGGGTTTGGCCGGATCTGTTTCCGACAACAAGCAGGAACCTCACCTCAGCATTTTTTCTGATCAGATCGTATGGGGACGCAGTCCCGTTCGTATCGACCTGGCCGGGGGATGGACGGATACACCGCCTTTCTGTCTCTACTCTGGTGGTAATGTAGTAAACATGGCCATCGAATTAAACGGTCAGCCGCCCCTGCAAGTCTACATCAAACCAAGTAAAACCTACCAAATTGTGCTTCGGTCTATCGATCTGGGAGCCGTGGAAGTTATAAGTACTTACGAGGAGCTGAAAGAGTTTACCAAAGTAGGTTCACCTTTCTCAATTCCCAAAGCAGCCCTTTCACTGGCAGGCTTCGCACCGCAATTCGGAACAGGCTGCTACCCTACCCTTGAAGAACGACTTAAAGAATTCGGATCGGGTATCGAAGTTACACTGCTTGCGGCAATACCTGCCGGATCGGGATTAGGCACAAGCTCGATACTTGCCGCCACGGTATTGGGAGCCGTAAACGATTTCTGCGGATTGGCTTGGGATAAAAATGAAATATGCAGACGTACGCTGGTGCTGGAGCAATTGCTTACCACCGGGGGCGGATGGCAGGATCAGTACGGAGGCGTACTGCAAGGAGTAAAACTATTACAAACCGGACGAGGTTTCGATCAGCTTCCTCTGGTCCGCTGGTTACCCAATTTTATTTTCAACAGTGCGGAATACAAAGCATGTCATTTGCTCTACTACACTGGAATAACCCGAACAGCCAAAGGCATACTGGCAGAAATTGTAAGCGGCATGTTTCTGAATTCCACCGAACATCTGGAGCTTTTGCAGGAAATGAAGCTGCACGCGCTGGATACCTACGAAGCCATTCTACGGGGTAATTTTGCAGAAACAGCGGCTTTGGTTGGAAAGTCGTGGCGACTCAACAAAGCACTCGACAGCGGAACCAATCCCCCTTCAATAGAAGCCATCATTGCGCAAATCAAAGATTACGCGTTAGGGTACAAACTTCCGGGGGCCGGAGGAGGAGGTTATCTGTATATGATCGCCAAAGATCCTTTGGCAGCAATTCGGATTCGTGAGATTCTCACCCAGAATCCCCCCAATGCCAACGCAAGGTTCGTTGATATGAATCTATCAGACAAAGGCCTTCAGATTAGTCGGTCGTAA
- a CDS encoding sugar-binding domain-containing protein — translation MIRLKTQLIIFLLSLIGITSVQAQEFLSLSGSWSFQLDSLNEGEKNNWQSSQFSHQIYLPGTTDEGHYGFKTSGSDFGILTRAYKYCGPAWYQQEILIPRNWNSKRVYLELERVIWQSKVFVDGKKVSVQDALNSPHWHDLGFLSPGKHTLAIRIDNDTIYNIGDKGHAYTEYTQSIWNGAVGKIRLVAKDKIRLSNPQLFTKVNPCILTIKDTICNESGKKASVLLRYQLIDRQSGDLVYSESVPYIMKKGKNLLNYTATMPRSIRLWNDISPNLYILKMEIVDKDKVRDSKEIEFGFREVSASKSKILLNGKPVFLRGNLDCVHFPLTGYPSCKVEDWERIFRIYKEYGLNHVRFHSWCPPEAAFIAANRIGIYIQAETIWIDWWMSGPADRPEMETKGYPQGLGKNPTGDIYVQNELERMVQAYGNNPSFIMMCIGNELGNSDFDVMEKWMKKYHDSDNRRLYSTSTARKIMPSDQFIATHYIDKIGGTRGIKGGASLDWDFEEVYSKSTIPVLSHEIGQWPVYPRWSEIKKYTGVLKARNLEEFQLQARKNNLEEQNEDFVRASGALNQIMYKYEIESFLRTPSCAGIQLLSLQDYQGQGEALVGWLDVFYDSKGITTPEKFRSHHDSIVPLLRLPKFVWKNDEAFTATVQLAHYGDYDITDAVYWKIKDELGNVIDQVTFPSQLIKQASSDKTGVIRSELSAVNKASKLTIEVGLVDRPIKNTWNIWVYPAKQRVVQGDVYVTDRFDAEAEKMLHAGKSVLLDASALGTDFTSDPISFYPLYWSLTFFPGQGKNTIGMLVRDNHPALAQFPSDYHSDWQWQSIYKNSRAFYLNDMPENYKPIAQPVDDFHRNNKLGAIFEMKVARGKLLISGFSLKDDANPVAKQLKHSLLSYMNSQEFNPEQEITIADCRSRFSFIEPVKSEAPKEFAQSILYIKCASKQKEINQDVSWSKLNDAFEVKKGTDYIVTCDGTWKDEQGAAWQGKDIRLEIKCPAGVIGSLYVFFHDWSDDGRKGLINFEGRDYKLDEHNGKGQWVKLHVMREDSNDGVIVLKAKATSGPNLMISQVAFVED, via the coding sequence ATGATTCGACTTAAAACACAATTAATTATTTTTCTTTTGTCGTTGATCGGTATTACTTCCGTGCAGGCACAGGAATTCCTTTCATTGTCCGGATCATGGAGCTTTCAACTCGATTCGCTGAATGAAGGAGAAAAAAACAATTGGCAGAGTAGCCAATTTAGCCATCAGATTTACTTGCCCGGAACTACAGATGAGGGGCATTATGGTTTTAAAACTTCGGGTTCCGATTTCGGTATTCTTACCCGTGCTTACAAATACTGTGGTCCGGCGTGGTATCAGCAAGAAATTCTGATTCCCAGGAACTGGAATTCCAAAAGAGTTTATCTTGAGTTGGAACGTGTTATCTGGCAATCGAAAGTCTTCGTAGACGGGAAAAAGGTTTCTGTTCAGGACGCCCTTAATTCTCCGCATTGGCATGATTTGGGCTTTTTATCTCCGGGTAAACATACGCTTGCAATTCGTATTGATAATGATACCATTTATAACATTGGAGACAAAGGACATGCATATACGGAGTACACGCAAAGTATCTGGAATGGAGCTGTAGGTAAGATTCGCTTGGTAGCAAAAGATAAGATTCGACTGAGTAATCCACAGTTGTTTACCAAAGTGAATCCATGTATTCTGACAATTAAAGATACTATATGCAATGAGTCGGGAAAGAAGGCTTCTGTTTTATTGCGCTATCAGTTGATTGATCGTCAGAGTGGCGACCTGGTTTATAGTGAGTCCGTTCCGTATATAATGAAAAAGGGAAAGAATTTGTTGAATTATACGGCGACAATGCCTCGGTCTATCCGTTTATGGAACGATATTTCTCCCAATCTGTATATCTTGAAAATGGAGATAGTGGATAAGGATAAGGTACGAGACAGCAAGGAAATAGAGTTTGGATTCCGGGAAGTATCTGCTTCAAAATCAAAGATTCTTCTTAATGGTAAACCGGTCTTCCTTCGCGGAAACCTTGATTGTGTGCACTTCCCTCTTACGGGATATCCTTCTTGTAAAGTAGAGGATTGGGAACGGATATTCAGAATCTATAAAGAATACGGGTTGAATCATGTCCGTTTTCACTCATGGTGTCCTCCCGAGGCTGCCTTTATTGCGGCTAATCGTATCGGAATATATATTCAGGCAGAAACAATCTGGATTGATTGGTGGATGAGCGGTCCGGCCGACCGTCCCGAAATGGAAACCAAAGGGTATCCGCAAGGCCTCGGAAAGAATCCGACGGGTGATATCTATGTGCAGAATGAATTGGAGCGTATGGTTCAGGCCTATGGTAACAATCCCTCTTTTATTATGATGTGTATTGGCAATGAGTTGGGCAATTCCGATTTTGATGTTATGGAGAAGTGGATGAAAAAATACCACGATTCCGATAACCGTCGACTTTATTCGACCTCAACTGCCCGTAAAATAATGCCTTCGGATCAATTTATTGCCACACATTATATTGACAAGATAGGTGGTACACGTGGTATAAAAGGTGGAGCATCGCTGGATTGGGACTTCGAAGAGGTATATTCGAAATCAACCATTCCGGTTCTTTCGCATGAAATAGGACAATGGCCGGTATATCCTCGCTGGAGTGAGATTAAAAAATATACAGGCGTTCTGAAAGCACGTAATCTGGAAGAGTTCCAGTTGCAGGCCCGGAAGAATAACCTGGAAGAACAAAATGAAGATTTTGTGCGTGCTTCAGGTGCGTTGAATCAAATCATGTATAAGTATGAAATCGAATCGTTTTTACGGACGCCTTCGTGTGCAGGGATTCAGTTGCTAAGCCTTCAGGATTATCAAGGTCAGGGTGAAGCATTGGTTGGATGGCTTGATGTTTTTTATGACAGCAAGGGAATTACTACTCCCGAAAAATTCCGGTCTCATCACGACTCCATTGTTCCATTGCTCCGTTTGCCTAAGTTTGTATGGAAAAATGATGAAGCATTTACGGCTACTGTGCAGTTGGCTCATTATGGAGACTATGATATTACAGATGCTGTTTATTGGAAAATTAAAGATGAATTGGGAAATGTAATTGATCAGGTAACTTTTCCTTCTCAATTAATCAAGCAGGCTTCTTCTGATAAAACAGGTGTAATACGAAGCGAGTTATCTGCTGTTAACAAGGCTTCCAAGCTGACAATCGAGGTTGGTCTGGTAGATCGTCCGATAAAGAATACCTGGAATATTTGGGTATATCCGGCAAAACAACGTGTTGTTCAGGGGGATGTTTATGTAACAGACCGTTTTGATGCTGAAGCAGAAAAAATGCTTCATGCCGGCAAAAGTGTGTTGCTTGATGCTTCGGCTTTAGGTACAGATTTTACATCCGATCCAATCAGCTTTTATCCGCTTTACTGGTCGCTGACTTTCTTCCCCGGTCAAGGTAAGAATACGATTGGAATGCTGGTTCGCGACAATCATCCGGCTTTGGCTCAGTTTCCTTCGGATTACCACAGCGACTGGCAATGGCAGTCTATTTACAAGAATTCCCGTGCGTTTTATTTGAATGATATGCCCGAAAACTATAAGCCAATAGCGCAACCTGTGGATGATTTTCACCGGAACAACAAGCTGGGGGCTATTTTTGAAATGAAAGTGGCAAGAGGGAAACTGTTGATTTCAGGATTTAGTTTGAAGGACGATGCTAATCCGGTTGCCAAACAATTGAAACATAGTTTGCTTTCTTATATGAATTCGCAGGAATTTAATCCTGAACAAGAAATAACAATAGCAGATTGCCGTAGCCGTTTCTCCTTTATTGAGCCAGTCAAGAGCGAAGCTCCTAAAGAGTTTGCCCAATCTATTCTTTATATAAAGTGTGCGTCAAAGCAAAAGGAGATTAACCAGGATGTATCATGGAGTAAATTGAACGACGCTTTTGAAGTGAAAAAAGGAACCGATTATATTGTTACGTGCGATGGAACGTGGAAAGACGAGCAGGGTGCTGCCTGGCAGGGTAAAGACATAAGATTAGAGATTAAATGTCCTGCCGGAGTAATTGGTTCTCTTTATGTGTTTTTTCATGACTGGAGCGATGACGGACGAAAAGGGTTGATCAATTTTGAAGGAAGAGATTATAAACTGGATGAACACAATGGTAAAGGCCAGTGGGTTAAATTACATGTGATGAGAGAAGATTCTAATGATGGGGTAATTGTGTTAAAAGCCAAAGCCACTTCAGGGCCTAATTTGATGATTTCTCAAGTTGCTTTTGTAGAGGATTAG
- a CDS encoding sugar-binding domain-containing protein: MKNIAVITILFLLLVSCKEYSKVISLDGSWQFALDSTDVGISQGWFKKDFNDKIALPGTTDEAGKGVPNLLTPSIGKPQVLHLTRKNRYVGPAWYSKEINIPSAWKDKQIRLFLERVIWSTTVWVDGIEIPEKGESLIAPHSFNLTEYLTPGKHLLAIRVDNRKKYDISVEDLAHAYTDHTQIMWNGILGEIKLLAEESVSIDNLQVYPDISGKQIRVKASVNNTLGPRQVFFKAKATLAKTNASLKEIEIKGVTIDSGEQVVEFVYPMGDSVLLWNEFNPNLYNLSVSMHAGEAVSAKNTTFGMREIKQRQSAFYINNTPAYLRGTLECCIFPLTGRPPMDKEGWRKVFVTAREWGLNHLRFHSWCPPAAAFDVADELGFYLQVELPVWSLTVGSDKQMNKFMYDEADRILKEYGNHPSFCLFSLGNELQPDFVFLNALLDYTKKKDPRHLYTNSSMTFEKGHGDWPEKNDDFLITQSTKKGWVRGQGTFDVESPSFDKDYSPSVEGMGVPLITHEMGQYAVYPNMNEIPKYTGVLDPLNFKGVKQELEKKNLLSKANDYMMASGKLAALLYKEEIERAMKTSGNSGFQLLDLHDFPGQGTALVGLLDAFWDNKGIIEASDFRKFCAPVVPLARFKKAVYTNNELFEASVDVANFGNSALNNQTISWSLKDAKGKLIGEGSVACNSLLVGKNRQVGNIRCDLSQLTKAEKVVFTLSMDNTTYQNDWNIWVYPTHLSTENNEIVVTRNFNEAVSSLAKGCKVLYNPAFNSVKGLEGKFLSVFWSPVHFQNQAGSMGLLCNPDHPAFANFPTDMHTNWQWWSLLKQSKTMVLDSIATVVPLVEVVDNFVANRRLSNMFEAKSGEGRLIFCSMDILSDWDKRPEARQLYYSLLEYMKSEDFNPSYNITEAEISSFLIAK; the protein is encoded by the coding sequence ATGAAGAATATAGCTGTAATTACGATATTATTCCTTTTGCTGGTTTCATGTAAAGAGTATTCTAAAGTGATATCTTTAGACGGAAGCTGGCAATTTGCGTTAGACAGTACGGATGTTGGTATCTCTCAGGGATGGTTCAAAAAGGATTTTAACGATAAAATCGCACTTCCCGGTACAACAGACGAGGCAGGTAAGGGTGTTCCTAACCTATTGACTCCTTCTATTGGAAAACCGCAGGTACTGCATCTTACCAGAAAAAACAGGTATGTTGGTCCGGCTTGGTATTCAAAGGAAATAAACATACCCTCTGCCTGGAAGGATAAACAGATACGGTTATTTCTGGAAAGGGTGATCTGGAGCACAACTGTGTGGGTAGATGGTATAGAAATACCTGAAAAAGGCGAAAGTCTGATTGCTCCTCACTCTTTTAATCTGACGGAATATCTTACTCCCGGCAAGCATTTACTGGCTATCCGTGTCGATAACAGGAAAAAATACGACATCAGTGTTGAGGATCTGGCCCACGCCTATACGGATCATACACAAATTATGTGGAATGGAATATTGGGTGAGATCAAATTACTGGCTGAAGAATCAGTATCCATCGACAATCTTCAGGTATATCCCGATATCTCCGGAAAACAGATCCGGGTGAAGGCTTCTGTAAATAATACATTGGGACCCCGGCAAGTATTTTTTAAAGCGAAGGCGACTTTAGCAAAGACAAATGCATCCTTAAAAGAGATTGAAATAAAAGGGGTAACCATCGATTCGGGCGAACAGGTTGTTGAGTTTGTTTATCCGATGGGCGATTCCGTATTGTTGTGGAATGAGTTTAATCCCAATTTGTACAATCTTTCGGTTTCTATGCATGCCGGCGAAGCGGTTTCTGCTAAAAATACGACTTTCGGAATGCGTGAAATAAAACAACGACAGTCGGCTTTTTATATAAATAACACCCCTGCCTATCTGAGAGGAACATTGGAATGCTGTATTTTCCCTCTTACCGGACGACCTCCTATGGATAAAGAAGGATGGCGAAAAGTATTCGTAACAGCCAGAGAGTGGGGGTTAAATCATTTGAGATTCCATTCATGGTGCCCTCCGGCTGCAGCCTTTGATGTTGCTGACGAATTAGGATTTTATTTGCAGGTTGAACTTCCTGTATGGAGTCTTACCGTTGGGTCTGATAAACAAATGAATAAGTTTATGTACGACGAGGCCGACCGTATCTTGAAAGAATATGGCAATCATCCTTCTTTCTGTCTTTTTAGTCTGGGTAATGAATTGCAACCCGATTTTGTTTTCTTAAATGCTTTACTTGATTATACTAAAAAGAAAGACCCTCGTCACCTTTATACCAACTCATCCATGACGTTCGAAAAGGGACATGGCGACTGGCCCGAAAAAAATGATGATTTTTTAATAACCCAAAGTACGAAGAAAGGATGGGTGAGAGGACAGGGAACTTTTGATGTCGAATCTCCCTCGTTCGATAAGGACTATTCTCCCTCTGTGGAAGGAATGGGTGTTCCGCTGATAACACATGAGATGGGACAGTATGCCGTTTATCCGAATATGAACGAGATACCAAAATACACTGGCGTATTGGATCCGCTCAACTTTAAAGGAGTTAAACAGGAACTGGAAAAAAAGAATCTGTTGTCCAAAGCGAATGACTATATGATGGCTTCAGGAAAACTGGCGGCTCTTTTGTATAAGGAAGAAATCGAACGGGCAATGAAAACTTCGGGAAACAGTGGATTTCAATTGCTTGATTTGCACGATTTCCCGGGACAAGGAACTGCATTGGTTGGTCTGCTTGATGCCTTTTGGGATAACAAAGGAATTATTGAGGCTTCCGATTTTCGTAAATTTTGTGCCCCGGTAGTTCCGCTTGCCCGGTTTAAAAAGGCAGTGTACACAAATAATGAACTTTTTGAAGCTTCTGTCGATGTTGCCAATTTTGGGAACTCGGCTCTCAACAATCAAACTATCTCCTGGAGTTTAAAGGATGCAAAAGGCAAACTAATAGGCGAAGGTTCTGTTGCCTGTAATTCGTTGTTAGTAGGCAAAAACAGGCAGGTTGGCAACATACGTTGTGATCTGTCGCAACTAACAAAGGCAGAAAAGGTTGTTTTCACGCTTTCAATGGATAATACAACTTATCAGAATGACTGGAATATCTGGGTATATCCGACACATCTGTCTACAGAAAATAACGAAATAGTGGTTACCCGTAATTTCAATGAGGCGGTGAGTAGTTTGGCTAAAGGTTGTAAAGTTCTTTATAATCCCGCTTTTAATTCGGTAAAAGGATTGGAAGGTAAGTTCTTATCAGTATTCTGGAGTCCGGTTCATTTTCAGAATCAGGCGGGAAGCATGGGCTTGCTGTGTAATCCTGATCATCCTGCTTTTGCCAATTTCCCAACAGATATGCATACGAATTGGCAATGGTGGTCTCTTCTGAAACAATCAAAAACAATGGTTTTGGATAGCATCGCAACTGTGGTACCCCTTGTTGAAGTGGTAGATAATTTTGTGGCAAACAGAAGATTATCCAATATGTTTGAAGCGAAATCGGGAGAAGGTAGATTAATATTCTGTTCGATGGATATTCTGTCGGACTGGGATAAAAGACCGGAAGCCAGACAGCTTTATTATAGTCTGCTGGAGTACATGAAGAGCGAAGACTTTAATCCGTCGTACAATATAACCGAAGCTGAAATATCAAGTTTTTTGATAGCTAAATAG